The nucleotide window TTACAAACTACTCAATGAGAATGGAGTATGGTAGGAAATCATTCGCAACAAATATGTGGGATCCAATGCCATTTCTCAAGTTCATTGGAAACCTAGGGATTCGCATTTCTGGAGTGGTGTGATGAAGGCCAAGGAATTCTTTTTTCAATTTGGGACCTTCTCAGTTAGGGACGGTTCTCAGGTTCGATTCTGGAAAGATATCTGGCTAGGGAATAACCCACTAATGGTGCAATATCTGAGCTTGTACAGAATTGTTAGACATAAATTCGTCACAATCAAACAAGTTTTAGGACAAGAAAACCATGATATTTCTTTCCATAGGGACCTTTTTGGCCCTCACCTGGCAGCATGGAATGAATTACTTACTCGCCTGGAGGACATTCAACTGTCAGGTGAGCCGGACATTCTTCGAAGGAACTTGCATCAGAATGACAAATTTTCAGTCAAATCCATGTATGATGCAATGGTTCATTGTGATGTTCCAGTTGATAACAGGAAATTGTGGAAGCTCAAAATCCCTCTAAGAGTGAAGATTTTCCTCTGGTTTCTTAACAGAGGAGTCATCCTAACTAGAGATAATCTGGCACGATGAAACTGGCATGGTTCCAAGACATGTGTCTTTTGCCAACATGACGAGTCTATTAAACACTTATTTCTTGAGTGCAAGTTCGCTCGGGTAGTTTGGGCCATAGTTCAATTAGCTTCGAATCTATATCCACCACGTAGTGCACGGAACATGTTCGGCAACTGGTTGCGGGGTATTGATAAACAATTTTTTGCACATATTCTTGTGGGAGTGACGGCCTTATGCTGGGCACTGTGGCTTACCAGGAATGATGTGATTTTTAATAACAAATGTGTCTCATCTCCTATGCAGGTTTTTCATGTGTGTACACGATGGCTCCGTACTTGGTCTATCCTGCAGAGGCCGGAGGATATGGACCTTTTTATGATGGCGTCTACACGGCTGGAGCATACGGCCAGGGAGGTTTTCTACCCCCATGGATGACGGTGTGACCTACGGATAGGATCTGCCACTCCTTAGGCTGGACATGTTTTTTTATTGGCATTGTATCGAATTATTTTTTGCTTTTAGGGTACTCTGGGCTTTTTTAGCTGTGTGCATCTAGCTATGCAGAGGCCGGGCTTTCTTTCGATGCGATTGTATCACCTCGATATATCTATTCAATGAAATGTCCTTTATCGAAAAAAAACTAATGTGCAAAGTCCAAAGTCAGTGTATGAGTTTCCTCTTACTCACGTCCAGTACTCTACTGGATAACAGAAAAAACAGAGTCCCAAGGCTATACCAACTGTGAAACTGTAAATGATGAAGCTACGGAACAAACAATCAACTGAACAGTAGCAAATACAGGAGTTCAAAAGTATTATCATACACAAACAATTAGCAAAACATCTGAACAGTAGCAAATACAGAAGCTCAAAAGTATTATCATACACGCATAGACAATTACAAATCATCAATATCCTTTACATTAACTTCAAGGAAATACAAATCCCAGCCTAATATGCTGCTTCATGCTTCTTCAGAGCTCTTACTCAATTTGTAGTTCACTTTCTAGCCCAGCTTTTCCATGTAAGAACGGAAAACACATACATCTGATCATATGTCTTGTCAACCATGCAGAAATAAGCAGTTCTCCATGCTTTCTTAaacaacaagatgcaaaacaCCACCCAGAGACACAGAATAAATCCCAGAGCAAGTCCAAAATAAAAGGTCATTGGCTCAAAGGAATGTTCATTCCTTTTTTGATCATCTTTCCTTGTTGCATTCTTTCCCGGGCAACTGATTGGAAGAGGAAACCCACAAAGACCACTGTTGCCGCTGTACATGGAAGGTTGCTGTGTGTAGAGGGTGTCAAGCTGACGTCCTGATGGTATTCTCCCTGTTAGATTGTTATCAGACAGGTCCAAGTAGCTCAAATAGGTTATATCTGATAGGCTCGAAGGGATTCCGCCAGAAAGCATGCTCCTTGAGAGGTCAAGTGATTCCAATGCCTGCAAGGCCCCAATCTTATTTGGGATTTTCCCACTCAATTGGTTCCATGATAGATTCAAGTTTATCAATGCATCAAGAGCAGCTATTTCTTCTGGTATTACCCCAGTTAATTGGTTGAAAGATAGGTCAATGCTCACCAAATCCCAAATGCCAGAACTATAATTAAGTTCTCGTCCCTTGATGACCGCAGAGGAAAAATCAAGTGTATGGAACGTACCCAAGTAACCGTCAAAAAATAGCTCATTCTCATAATTGCTTTTGTCCATTCCTATCATGGCCGTGATATTTGACATATGCCACGGTATGGCACCTGATAAGCCATTGCCTGCTAGGTTCAGATGGCGAAGGTGACTAAGATTTGAGATGGTAGGTGGGATTTCTCCAGAAAATGTATTATGGTTTAGCCCCAGAAATCTTAATTCAGCCAACTCTCCAATCCACAATGGCAACCTTCCGGAAAAACTATTATGTGATAGATCTAGAGACTTCAATTGTCTCAATCTTTTTAGAAACGATGGGAAGTTGCCAGAGAATCTATTGTTACTCAACATGAGAAAGCCAATGTCCATCACCCCAAAACACTGAGGAAGTTGTCCCTCCAAAAGATTGTTGCTTAAGTCCAAGGAGTTCAAGGCTTCCACTTTGCAGAGAGATTTAGGAATACGGCCAGTTATTTGATTGGAGCGTAGCCATAATGAACTCAAATATGTAATCCCAATGTTTGATGGCAAATTTCCGGATAAAGAGTTTCCAGACAAGTCCAAGGTGGTAATATTTCTTGGTAAGTTGGGGATTTCACCGGTTAGTTTATTTGAATTGATAAAGAAATTTTCCATTGACATGAATTCCATGTTTCTTGGCAACCTGCCACTTATTTCATTGTTGGAGATGTCTAGATATCTGACCTTTGCAAATGTCGTGTTGAACCAGTCAGGAAGCCTATCAACTATAACTGTGCTAGATATATCCATCAGCCAAATGTCCACTTGAGACTGAAGCCATGCAGGAAACGAAGGGCCCAGTTGGGAAGAGCCAAGATCTGCGACTTCTAAACTAAAGGGTGGTATCCAATCGAGGCCAAATGTAAGTCTCAAAGAATTCCGACCTAAACGCAACACCTTTAGCCTCGTTAGACTTGTGAAATGTTCTTCAGTGAAGTCACCAATCAAGTTGTTCCTGCTGAGATCCATAAAGGTCAAATTGCCGAGCATGCCGATCTCAGATGGCACAGGTCCATTGAGATTGTTGTTAGAGAGATCAAGGATGCTTAAACTAGAGAGCAGCCCAACCCCTCGTGGTATGTGTCCACTTAGGTTGTTATAAGAGATGTCAAGAATGGATAAGCTGGTCAAATGTGCTGTCTGATCCGGCATGATTCCGGTAATATTGGTGTAGCGCAAACGTAACTCCTGTAGTTTGTTCAAGGGACATTGGGGCATCCTCCCTATAATATCCTTTATATTTCCATTAATTCTACAAGAAGAAAGGTCCAGGATTCTCAGATTGCATAGGTTTCTGAAGCTTGTATTCATCATCACCATGTTATTATTAACTGACAAATCAAGGACTTGGAGGGATGTCATATGTGCCAGTGCATCAGGAGCTTGACCGTATAGTTGAGTGTCGGCAAGGTAAAGATGTCGGAGGCCTGTCAAACTCCAAAACCAACTCCTTGCCATTGGGTGGGCAAAACTGTTGCCGGAGAGATCAAGCTTCTCCAGTTTGGTGAGGTTAATATGTGGGAGTGAATGATTTGCGATTTGAAGAGAGCAACCCCCAAGATCGAGGGCCTTCAAAGAAGGGACCATGTTGACGACATAAGGCCAATCAACTATTGTGCTGAGGTTTACCCCATTCATTCCAAGAGACTGCAAATTAGGGATGCGTGCTACCCATGAAATATCTTTTGAGTACATACGATCATTCCTTGAGAGGTCAAGATGCTGCAAATTTGAGAGGTTGCCGAGCTGAGGGGGCACTCTGCCAGAAAATGGTACGCCGGAGAGGTTGAGATATCTCAATCTCGTCACAGAGGCCAAGAACTGCGGCATACGGCCACTTGGGCCCTCGAGATAATTCATAATAAGATCAAGGTGCACAAGACGATCCATGGAGAGCAAAGAATTACTTATCTGGCCAACCAAAGCTGTGTCTCTGTAGTATCCAGCGATGCTCAATCCATTGAGCGGGACCGTGTCCACATGCAGATTACGAAGATGAAGCCTAAGGACATGGCCGGTTCGGTTGCTGCACTTGACGCCACTCCATTGGCAGCATTCTTCCTTGTGCCAAGAGTCAAGGACGCCCATGGGGTCGCTGGTGATGCCGCGCTTGAAGGACAGCAGGGCGTCCCGCTCCCGCGCTATGCAGCTCGCGCTGGCCGAACCGCCGGTTGGCCCGAGCTGAAGTGCATCGGAGGCCAGCAAGTTGATGGCAGCTAGGATGCATATGAGCAGGAGCTTGGCAGTGGTGGTACACCCATGGTGAGGAAGACGATGGATCTGTGCCGCTACGAACGGGCAATTGTAAGCAATTGTAGTTCAACGTTTCTGATCGAGTCCATGTTCCCTGACTGACTGGCAATCTGACGGCAACCCTGTGAGCAAGCTTGCACACAGGTTTTTTTGCCAAGTTCACATCAGTAATGGAGAATTTCCACAATCCAAGGCCTGAATTAATCCAGTGAATTTGACCAACGTGCACGTTAGGCAAGTGAAGAGCACCACTTGGTTTAGTAGAGGTGCAGCCTTTTCCTTTCATTTCTCGGTTCATTGAACGACAGATAACTGAAGATAATTTGAAGTGCTTGGACACACATATAGTTTTGATTATATTTATAACTTGCTAGTTCTATACAGTGAAGGCAGCTCGATCATGCCGATATTAGACAGTGATAACCTTGAGTCTATGCGAAATTATAGCTCTTGTGACTTGTCATATAACCAAAACCATGGTGTGTGTACAAGTGCAGGGACGCTGCAAACACAATGCGCCACCTGATCTTACTGACGGCTTCCTCGAGCTTCGCTTCGAGCTGGGTCCATGTCCAGGACCGGCTGCTGCACAACTAACCTCGAGCCACCGGATGGCCCTGATCAGGCTGCCTTGGGACACCCGCGTCATCTCCATTATCTGGTGGAACTTTGACCTACCTCCATCACGTCGTGCCGGAAGGAGTTCACATGTGACTCCAGGCCAATCTGGCTCTGTCATCCGCAAGGCAAGAACCAAAAGGTTTCTAACTGAGTCCATGTTCCCTGACTGATTGGCAATCTGACGGCAACCCTGTGAGCAAGCATAGTCACATGTTTTTGGCCAAGTTCACGTCTGGAATGGAGAATTTTCACATACACACTCCAAAGCCTGAATTCGTCTACTACTTGTG belongs to Triticum urartu cultivar G1812 chromosome 7, Tu2.1, whole genome shotgun sequence and includes:
- the LOC125518046 gene encoding receptor-like protein EIX2 is translated as MTRVSQGSLIRAIRWLEVSCAAAGPGHGPSSKRSSRKPSVRSAAQIHRLPHHGCTTTAKLLLICILAAINLLASDALQLGPTGGSASASCIARERDALLSFKRGITSDPMGVLDSWHKEECCQWSGVKCSNRTGHVLRLHLRNLHVDTVPLNGLSIAGYYRDTALVGQISNSLLSMDRLVHLDLIMNYLEGPSGRMPQFLASVTRLRYLNLSGVPFSGRVPPQLGNLSNLQHLDLSRNDRMYSKDISWVARIPNLQSLGMNGVNLSTIVDWPYVVNMVPSLKALDLGGCSLQIANHSLPHINLTKLEKLDLSGNSFAHPMARSWFWSLTGLRHLYLADTQLYGQAPDALAHMTSLQVLDLSVNNNMVMMNTSFRNLCNLRILDLSSCRINGNIKDIIGRMPQCPLNKLQELRLRYTNITGIMPDQTAHLTSLSILDISYNNLSGHIPRGVGLLSSLSILDLSNNNLNGPVPSEIGMLGNLTFMDLSRNNLIGDFTEEHFTSLTRLKVLRLGRNSLRLTFGLDWIPPFSLEVADLGSSQLGPSFPAWLQSQVDIWLMDISSTVIVDRLPDWFNTTFAKVRYLDISNNEISGRLPRNMEFMSMENFFINSNKLTGEIPNLPRNITTLDLSGNSLSGNLPSNIGITYLSSLWLRSNQITGRIPKSLCKVEALNSLDLSNNLLEGQLPQCFGVMDIGFLMLSNNRFSGNFPSFLKRLRQLKSLDLSHNSFSGRLPLWIGELAELRFLGLNHNTFSGEIPPTISNLSHLRHLNLAGNGLSGAIPWHMSNITAMIGMDKSNYENELFFDGYLGTFHTLDFSSAVIKGRELNYSSGIWDLVSIDLSFNQLTGVIPEEIAALDALINLNLSWNQLSGKIPNKIGALQALESLDLSRSMLSGGIPSSLSDITYLSYLDLSDNNLTGRIPSGRQLDTLYTQQPSMYSGNSGLCGFPLPISCPGKNATRKDDQKRNEHSFEPMTFYFGLALGFILCLWVVFCILLFKKAWRTAYFCMVDKTYDQMYVFSVLTWKSWARK